One segment of Setaria viridis chromosome 4, Setaria_viridis_v4.0, whole genome shotgun sequence DNA contains the following:
- the LOC117851807 gene encoding L-type lectin-domain containing receptor kinase SIT2 codes for MICGTQIHSAMTTTSMKLILSTLPILIVVSILEFSSGNEHRQFVYTGFTSSNFTLDGAARITSTGLIELTNDTARVKGHAVYPSPLRFRLSPDGMVQSFSTSFVFGILSSFGDIRGHGFAFFIGPSNDFTEAFPIQFLGLFNSTNNGSLSNQIFAVELDTIQNTEFGDIDNNHVGIDINSLNSLKSHPAGFYNNGKNGTFTNLPLIGSGPIQTWVEYDGNTTQINVTLAPLGMEKPARPLLSSTYDLSTVLKEQSYIGFSSSTGLSTGHHCVLGWSFGMNSPAPIIDSTKLPKLPYLGPRSPSKLLEIILPIASAVLVLAIGTITVILVRRHLRYKEVHEDWEVEYGPHRFTYKDLYHATKGFSSKHLIGVGGFGRVYKGVLATSKSEVAVKRVSYNSKQGIKQFVAEVVSMGHLQHNNVVKLFGYCRRKGELLLVYDYMKNGSLEKYLYGEEGRATLDWGQRFKIIKGIASGLLYLHEEWDKVVIHRDVKPNNVLLDKEMNGRLGDFGLARLYDHGTDPQTTHIVGTIGYLAPELVHRGKATTLTDVFAFGIFILEVTCGRKPITENTESHQVMLVDWVIQNWHKGSLLDTVDIKLQGIYDIDEVCLALKLGLLCSHPFPDARPNMRQVLQYLDGDVTLPELIPAHFSFHMLALMQNEGRFGSSIVSSYPSPTMMINGSISFSLDGR; via the coding sequence ATGATCTGCGGAACACAAATCCACTCAGCCATGACCACTACCAGCATGAAGCTCATTTTGTCCACCCTCCCCATCCTAATTGTAGTGTCTATACTAGAATTTAGCAGCGGTAATGAGCACAGACAATTCGTCTACACTGGCTTCACCAGCAGCAACTTCACCCTAGATGGTGCAGCCAGAATCACGTCGACCGGCCTCATCGAGTTGACGAACGATACGGCCCGGGTTAAGGGCCATGCAGTTTACCCGTCTCCACTGCGCTTCCGCCTGTCCCCCGATGGCATGGTGCAATCCTTCTCCACCTCCTTTGTGTTTGGTATTCTCTCTTCTTTTGGCGATATAAGGGGCCATGGCTTTgccttcttcatcggcccaagCAATGATTTCACTGAAGCTTTTCCAATCCAATTTTTGGGGCTTTTCAACTCCACAAACAACGGTAGTTTGAGCAACCAAATCTTTGCAGTTGAGCTCGACACCATCCAAAATACTGAGTTTGGGGACATCGACAACAACCATGTTGGCATCGACATCAACAGTCTCAACTCTTTGAAATCCCACCCAGCTGGCTTCTACAATAACGGTAAGAATGGCACGTTCACAAACCTACCCCTCATTGGTAGTGGACCAATCCAAACTTGGGTAGAGTATGATGGAAACACAACACAGATCAATGTTACCTTAGCTCCTCTTGGCATGGAAAAACCTGCGAGGCCACTACTCTCTTCAACCTACGACCTCTCGACCGTTCTAAAAGAGCAATCATACATTGGCTTCTCATCTTCAACTGGCTTATCGACAGGGCATCACTGTGTGCTTGGATGGAGTTTTGGCATGAATAGTCCTGCTCCAataatcgactccaccaaactACCCAAACTACCTTATCTTGGTCCACGATCTCCATCTAAACTCTTAGAGATCATTCTACCAATTGCATCTGCAGTTTTGGTATTAGCTATTGGCACTATAACTGTTATACTTGTGAGGAGACATCTTAGGTATAAGGAGGTGCATGAAGATTGGGAGGTTGAGTATGGTCCACACCGATTCACTTACAAAGATTTATATCATGCCACCAAGGGATTCAGTTCCAAGCATTTGATAGGGGTAGGTGGGTTTGGAAGGGTGTACAAGGGAGTTCTTGCTACATCAAAATCAGAGGTTGCAGTAAAGAGGGTATCATATAACTCAAAGCAGGGAATAAAACAATTTGTAGCTGAAGTTGTAAGCATGGGGCATCTTCAACACAATAATGTTGTCAAATTATTTGGGTATTGTAGACGAAAAGGTGAACTCCTTCTAGTGTATGACTATATGAAGAATGGaagtcttgaaaaatacttgtACGGTGAGGAGGGCAGGGCCACCTTAGATTGGGGACAAAGGTTTAAAATTATCAAAGGAATTGCATCGGGCTTGCTTTACCTACATGAGGAATGGGACAAAGTTGTTATCCATCGCGATGTCAAGCCAAACAATgtgcttcttgacaaagagaTGAATGGACGACTAGGAGACTTCGGCCTCGCGAGGTTATACGATCATGGCACCGACCCACAAACCACACATATTGTTGGAACAATAGGATACCTAGCCCCAGAACTAGTACACAGAGGCAAGGCAACCACTCTTACCGATGTGTTTGCCTTTGGCATTTTCATTCTTGAGGTTACCTGTGGAAGAAAGCCTATCACTGAAAACACCGAAAGCCACCAGGTCATGTTGGTCGATTGGGTGATTCAGAATTGGCATAAAGGTTCACTCCTTGATACAGTGGATATCAAACTTCAAGGTATCTATGATATTGATGAGGTATGCCTTGCATTGAAGTTAGGATTGCTGTGCTCGCATCCATTTCCTGATGCAAGACCGAACATGCGGCAAGTTTTGCAGTATCTCGATGGTGATGTGACACTACCAGAGCTAATACCAGCACACTTCAGCTTTCATATGTTGGCCTTAATGCAGAATGAAGGACGGTTTGGCTCATCCATAGTGTCATCGTACCCATCGCCAACGATGATGATTAATGGTTCAATATCCTTCTCGCtagatggaagatga